ATGTCGCCAACCTTAGTCCAACCATCTGGACACGGCTGCGCAAAGTCGCGTACGCATTTTGAAGTGAATGGGTCAATCTCCTTTGGGCTCTCCTGATAACACATGATCTTTGATAAGGGCCACTAGCACACACATCTGCACGTAACCGCAACTTAGAAGCACAACTACAATGGATGTTTAGACGCGCAATGCCTACTGTCCACTCCCGCAGCGGCACGACATCGGTATGGAATGTGTAGACACACCTGCGATGCCGCCGATGCCACCAAATCGCCCACTCGCTCTTCTACATGCTCCTCCTTGGGTTCAGATTTGAATGCTTTGTAGAGCCTGACAGGATTGAGATGATGTGTGTCGCCGCCTACTCCTTAGTGCCGTGGTTTTCTGGAATCTCCAGCTTGAGGAGGTCGTCTCGGCCGAAAGCCGCCAGAGGTGGCCAAAGCCACAGGAATACGAATACATAGAATCTCAACCGCCGCATCCCATATGTGTAATCAATGGAAGACAAAACGACACCTCGGTAATGCGCGCGGCGTCGAGCACCACACGTCGCGACGGCAGCCTGGCCTTCGGAGATGCGGGGGTCCCCCGCGGTACGCCTACACTCGGTTTTTGTTTTTTTAAACCAAGTAGGAAAATGCGCTGTCTGGGCGGCAGCGAGATCCACCGGATCGCTGCGACCGTTGCCCGAGCGCGTCTGTTTTCTTCATCGCGCCCGTACAACCCTAACGTCGTCAACGAATGCGTCAATCCGAAGCCTGGGAGACCTTTTAAAGTGATGCGTTTACTGGGAGGATTCGGCTGTTTTATGCTCGCTACGCCGCTCATCCTGATGCATTTCGACACAAAGCGCTTCGAGGCCGAGTTGGAGCGTCGAAGGCAGGAAGAGGCCGCAAGGGAGGATTAGATATGCGCATGAACTAACCTCCATCGGCCAACAACAATGATTTTAATCGCTATTTATAACGACGTGTTTCATGCTGTGCCGTGGGTCGATGTTCATAGTTGATGTTATTTCTGCAACTATGACAATACTGGCCATATATGTCACAAAGATTTCGGTCACATTATGTTATGTTTGAACCTCAGGCCCATTTGCACTCGGCTGACGGTGTCGGTCGGGGAGCTCATGAGCGGCTGCGCCACGAACGTCTCGAACCAGCAGCCGGGTGCCACGGAGATGCTAAGCCCCGCTCCCACTGACATTCGCATCTCACGGAGCATATGGCCGTATACACTCTCATGCGTCTGTCGCCCTTCTATGTCGGCGAGTGCGCCTACGTTGAGGAAGCAGAACGCCAGCGGCAGTCGGTAGTCCTTGTATTCCAGAGGACAATGGAGCGCAAGCTGCAAATTGCCGTAACAGTCACCGCCTGTATATTCCGGTATGCTTTGCCACGTCTTCGTCTCGCTGTTGTAAACCGAACCGTGATCGCACGGTCCTACGCCTCGGAATCCGAAACCGCGGAACGCGGTGCCAGCCCCTCCGTTACCGGTGAAGTGGAAGCGATCCAGCAAGCTGCTGCCACTCAACAAAGTGCCGAATGGCCGCATGTACCCCATGGAGACGTTCGTGTGCATGATGTACTTCTGTCTTATTAATGTGGCGTACAGCATGCTGCAGTCAAACTTTAGGAACTGCCGATCCCCACCGGGCAGGCCTGCCTCCTGCGACGGATATGGAATCCCGAAACGTTGCTTACCATTTTGAACTGGGTGCAATGACCGCCGTTCGGAATGCCGTCACCCTTAAGAGAGTCGAGAATGTACTGATACGACACAGCATTCTTCAAAGACCGACCTGCGTGCCTAAGCACGGTTTCCGAAGCTCGGCGGCGTTCGTTGAATATGGGATAAATGTCATTCACAGAACCCTCCCACGATATTTGGTGGCGTTTGCTAAT
This genomic stretch from Babesia bigemina genome assembly Bbig001, chromosome : III harbors:
- a CDS encoding Sorting and assembly machinery component 50 homolog A, encoding MAERQPDATAASSEPEGGQEILHLDVSKTVGDIRVVLKGLSRIRISTVQPDLMSIKRANTVEELLSLLDESHGRLNRLGLFKSVVSNVQRGKRPGDVDVVFEFEEKKASYSVGVTTNQKAEGNVVITGEIPGVLGSCNSLSLQLNNTGYGSQKIATSFFMPRNIGLPNFTSLFQIFTSQSNFTNYSSFSTTAKGMSFTLSDISKRHQISWEGSVNDIYPIFNERRRASETVLRHAGRSLKNAVSYQYILDSLKGDGIPNGGHCTQFKMEAGLPGGDRQFLKFDCSMLYATLIRQKYIMHTNVSMGYMRPFGTLLSGSSLLDRFHFTGNGGAGTAFRGFGFRGVGPCDHGSVYNSETKTWQSIPEYTGGDCYGNLQLALHCPLEYKDYRLPLAFCFLNVGALADIEGRQTHESVYGHMLREMRMSVGAGLSISVAPGCWFETFVAQPLMSSPTDTVSRVQMGLRFKHNIM